A window of Sphingomonas astaxanthinifaciens DSM 22298 genomic DNA:
CCGATCGAAGGCGTGCGCCCGGTCCTGTGCAGCACCGCGCAGATCGCGGACTGGAAGGCGCGTGGCCTCGCCGACCGTCCGTGCGACGTGATGGTCGACACGGGCATGAACCGCCTCGGCCTCGCCATGACCGAGCTTTCGGCGATTGAGGGACTGCGGGTGCACACGCTCCACAGCCACCTCGCCTGCGCCGACGAGGAGCATCCGCTCAACGCGCTCCAGCTCGATCGCTTCCGGACGCTGCGCAATTCGGTGAAAGCCGGGCGCTACAGCCTCGCGAACAGCGCGGGTATCTTCCGGGGGGCCGACTACAGCTTCGATCTCGTCCGTCCCGGCCTGGCGCTTTATGGCGGCATTCCGCGGCTCGAGGCGCGCGGCGTCATCCGTCCCGTGGTCGCGCCGCAAGCGCAGGTCATCCAGACCCGGACGGTCCGCGCGGGGGAGAGCGTCGGCTATAACGCCACCTTTACCGCCCCCCGCGACCTTACCGCCGTCATCGTCAACATCGGCTATGCCGACGGCTATTGGCGCGCCTTCTCCTCGCTTGGTCACGCCACTTACGAGGAGGCGACCCTGCCCGTGCTCG
This region includes:
- the alr gene encoding alanine racemase, which translates into the protein MHFPLRLRCDTSALSENYKRLSAIAGVPAGAAIKANGYGVGAVEVAHRLLDAGCRDFFVSSWPEAAELGFLPDESLSVLHGLGPDDEPIEGVRPVLCSTAQIADWKARGLADRPCDVMVDTGMNRLGLAMTELSAIEGLRVHTLHSHLACADEEHPLNALQLDRFRTLRNSVKAGRYSLANSAGIFRGADYSFDLVRPGLALYGGIPRLEARGVIRPVVAPQAQVIQTRTVRAGESVGYNATFTAPRDLTAVIVNIGYADGYWRAFSSLGHATYEEATLPVLGRVSMDLVTLDASAAGRLREGDWVALDFDLERAAGLTGFSQYELLTGLGRRLARSWT